One segment of Nomia melanderi isolate GNS246 chromosome 10, iyNomMela1, whole genome shotgun sequence DNA contains the following:
- the LOC116429672 gene encoding uncharacterized protein LOC116429672 isoform X2: protein MSYVEHGPRIFLAGRPNSGIPLTYGDYVLPRKRLEGRLKLYDSCSDIRAWSSNSLENSRYFRELNEHGSPIGKIIPVNVVVDNIIRLNSRTQSELQIVKRELQKYKNLKLTPKQKEQLQNLDYNPKIKESVQSNHVMGSLVNVGKSVPLIYSNSCLSVYLPIERNFRRNKDRLTLVNQSSQFYPHSLTAFDIQSSMNNYTLVSQFKSVPKPRSTGDYIENTPHCVEYVDIALQVEQEMHDIGIQFDGQVDKCSNKIITASAISQTSFIYKSSEESNNVMEPDKISFRTSNYEEESFESRTSRSESSQDIGTSSESSSEITESNFNINNSIHKRIIIQKDSEIIVLKNELCVRDVELDEMRGFNERLQISLKQKEDYINTQQENLKTLSDKLRKVEHERNCAIENLKSELHSSTYLINQLKQELSKKYESCYLQSQEIEELKLCATKLQIMEQLAQKAEKYDLIVDQLKKALYEKDDLAKQNYEQSCILADQEEEIKRLLTLISETSVTYEEQEKTKRMLESLKTEIDEKTIKISEYKQQLLLLKRETGDFVNSLKHALNNLEEFNGLCEDVYNCVNNDLDIAAETNNLLYNINCLMTRFQSYKIERQHLLQQIENLKQSVGDDKQQIYFNQNLKNIISDILNCEPEADSKNINAKDSIIVLNVRQNKYNPSEIEFEDISNSANSENSFNGMADNGCHNYIIKLNKKNNISEIDKEILEYFSHFMVKLHSLTQKLQVYLEVERPFMIKQIYNFYDVLKDTESAINDSQDLSLKKERILKLCNLFNEKHKKYNSYITQLPNDLSQIQLKIIEFVKTILYELLNTILYAEKNNLSDKQINCAFEIYFKSFIDRISIAIQGAGDQHVQIIEEIEKQQQELDNKNEEIVRLKEEVAQYLGRKGDGDGIHSEENNAAFKEQLTKIMTELSVKDEFILKLEEQHQILKTELCKCHENYNVLQSQNKNLHNIRNKLLKECQKYKKELEIKNTELVDLQKLHNVFDENILLNKKLKIAENKLSEMNQTILSLTEQNDKIDVIYLLQEDLVKLDKSEKKLKTELSNLKTQLVNDQNKIKNLDNNLNAFEHENENLKQNVEYWKNENSELSHKLYTEAIEEKLRNKLYTLSNKVHERISNFNKQLVSKDYFDESLKDKYLIYQKINEDLKPSENWKKETKENEIEEIQNQQLLRSINIKNKILENDYTIFQQLNSVDEDILNVRYTINPLEIRDNENQNSSQKLRNQIESKNSEMKNLQDIISRLTEENTDLKLQIDQFQDKIISMKNVYDSSWNALYKSHKQKVDTLQKQFEDEKTVMNDGRTFDLENWLQSLDMKKLAELYERITIIMDNNSDFITTKNEHQHFYETDIQKEFYGDFNKTQKVMHTNIYEKEISNKLDLTRLREQSNSHLQSQWQFIISSQTQKYSTQTENYKLNLEEDCGCVNDRKLPQFENECEKEKHAIKDNTFDQQRWCFINQCSAYHKMSNNYNCSKSIYTD, encoded by the exons ATGTCTTACGTGGAACATGGTCCCCGAATTTTTTTAGCTGGTAGACCTAACAGTGGAATACCTTTGACATATGGTGATTATGTTTTGCCACGGAAAAGATTGGAAGgtcgtttaaaattatatgattCTTGTTCAGATATTAGAGCCTGGAGCTCAAATTCTTTGGAGAATTCACGTTATTTTCGTGAACTTAATGAACATGGCTCTCCA ATAGGAAAAATAATACCAGTCAACGTAGTTGTTGATAATATAATTCGGCTTAATTCACGTACACAAAGTGAGCTCCAAATAGTTAAAAGGGAactccaaaaatataaaaatctcaaACTTACTCCCAAAcaaaaagaacaattacaaaatttg GATTATAATCCGAAGATAAAGGAATCAGTGCAAAGTAATCATGTAATGGGATCATTAGTTAATGTTGGTAAATCAGTTCCTCTGATTTATTCAAATTCGTGTTTATCAGTTTATTTACCtattgaaagaaattttcgACGTAATAAAGATAGGTTGACTCTTGTAAATCAGTCTTCTCAATTCTATCCTCATTCTTTAACTGCATTTGATATACAATCATCCATGAATAATTATACGTTAGTATCACAGTTTAAATCTGTGCCTAAACCACGCTCTACTGGag attatattgaaaatacacCACACTGCGTTGAATATGTTGATATAGCTTTACAG GTAGAACAAGAAATGCATGATATAGGAATACAATTTGATGGTCAAGTTgacaaatgttcaaataaaattataactgcATCT GCTATATCGCAAACATCATTCATATATAAGTCCAGCGAAGAGAGTAATAATGTAATGGAACCAGATAAAATCAGTTTTCGAACAAGTAATTATGAAGAAGAAAGTTTTGAATCTCGTACATCTCGCAGTGAGAGTTCTCAAGATATTGGAACTTCATCGGAGTCTAGTAGTGAAATAACAGaatctaattttaatataaataacagcattcataaaagaataattattcaaaaagatTCTGAGATTATCGTTTTGAAGAATGAACTTTGT gTAAGAGATGTTGAATTAGATGAAATGCGAGGTTTCAATGAAAGATTacagatttcattaaaacagaAGGAAGATTATATAAATACGCAACAAGAGAATCTCAAA acATTGAGTGATAAGTTGAGAAAAGTGGAACATGAACGTAACTGtgcaatagaaaatttaaaatcaGAG TTACATAGTAGTACATACTTAATCAACCAACTAAAACAagaattaagtaaaaaatatgaaagttgtTACTTACAATCACAGGAGATTGAAGAACTCAAATTATGTGCCACA aaattacaaataatggAACAACTAGCTCAGAAAGCTGAAAAATACGATTTGATTGTAGATCAACTAAAAAAAGCTTTATATGAAAAAGACGATCTTGCAAAACAAAATTATGAACAAAGTTGCATACTTGCAGATCAAGAGGAAGAAATAAAACGATTATTGACGCTGATAAGTGAAACTAGTGTTACTTACGAAGAGCAG GAGAAAACAAAACGCATGTTAGAAAGTTTAAAAACGGAAATTGatgaaaaaactattaaaatctcCGAGTACAAACAACAATTACTTTTACTTAAACGAGAAACAGGCGATTTCGTTAATAGTTTAAAACATGCTTTGAACAATTTGGAGGAATTTAATGGTTTATGTGAAGATGTTTATAATTGCGTAAATAATGACTTAGATATTGCTGCAGagacaaataatttattgtacaatataaattGTCTAATGACAAGGtttcaaagttataaaataGAACGTCAGCACTTGTTAcaacaaatagaaaatttaaagcAATCAGTAGGAGATGAtaaacaacaaatttatttcaaccagaatttgaaaaatataatttcagatattttaaaTTGCGAACCTGAAGCAGATTCGAAGAACATAA atGCAAAAGATAGTATAATTGTGTTAAATGtaagacaaaataaatataatccaAGTGAAATAGAATTTGAAGATATTTCCAATTCTGCGAACAGTGAAAATTCTTTCAATGGGATGGCTGATaat GGATGTCACAACTATATCATTAAGTTAAATAAGAAGAACAATATTAGTGAAATAGATAAAgaaatacttgaatatttttcacattttatgGTCAAATTGCACTCTCTCACTCAAAAGTTACAAGTATACCTTGAAGTTGAACGACCCTTCAtgattaaacaaatatacaacTTTTATGATGTGCTTAAAGACACAGAGTCAGCTATCAACGATTCCCAAG ATTTATCTTTGAAGAAAGagcgaatattgaaattatgtaatctatttaatgaaaaacataAGAAGTACAATTCCTATATAACACAGCTACCTAATGATTTGTCCCAAATACAATTAAAGATAATTGAAtttgttaaaacaattttatacgaactattaaatacaatattgtatgcagaaaaaaataatttatctgaCAAGCAGATTAATTGCGCTTTTGAAATATACTTCAAATCTTTTATCGATAGAATAAGTATAGCTATTCAAG GTGCTGGAGATCAACATGTACAAATAATTGAGGAAATAGAGAAACAGCAACAGGAGTTagacaataaaaatgaagaaattgttCGATTAAAGGAAGAAGTTGCACAGTATTTAGGGAGAAAGGGGGACGGTGATGGTATACATTCGGAAGAAAATAATGCTGCATTTAAAgaacaattaacaaaaataatgacAGAACTTAGTGTAAAAGACGAATTCATACTCAAATTAGAGGAGCAACATCAAATACTTAAAACTGAGTTATGTAAATGTCATGAGAATTATAATGTACTGCAATCGCAAAACAAGAATCTTCATaatataagaaacaaattattaaaagaatgccaaaagtataaaaaagaattagaaataaaaaatacagagTTGGTGGACTTACAAAAGCTACATAACGTGTTTGATGAAAATATACTactgaataaaaaattaaaaattgctgAAAATAAACTTTCAGAAATGAATCAGACTATCTTATCTTTAACAGAGCAAAACGATAAAATTGAtgtgatatatttattacaagaaGATCTTGTAAAATTGGATAAAagtgaaaagaaattaaaaactgaGCTAAGTAATTTAAAAACTCAACTCGTGAATGatcaaaacaaaattaaaaacctAGATAATAACTTAAATGCGTTTGAACATgaaaacgaaaatttgaaacagaATGTTGAAtactggaaaaatgaaaattcggaACTATCGCATAAACTATATACTGAAGcaatagaagaaaaattaagaaacaaattgtATACACTGTCCAATAAAGTGCATgaaagaatatcaaattttaacaaGCAACTTGTATCAAAAGATTATTTCGATGAAAGTTTGAAAGATAAATACTtg atatatcaaaaaataaatgaagacTTGAAGCCAagtgaaaattggaaaaaggaaacaaaagaaaatgagaTAGAAGAAATTCAGAATCAGCAACTATTaagaagtataaatataaagaataaaatctTAGAAAATGATTATACGATATTTCAACAATTAAATTCTGTAGATGAAGATATATTGAATGTACGGTATACAATAAATCCTCTAGAAATTCGAGATAATGAAAATCAGAATAGCAGTCAAAAGCTTCGAAAtcaaattgaaagtaaaaattctgaaatgaaaaatcttcaagaTATTATAAGTCGGTTAACAGAAGAAAATACAGATCTTAAA ttacagatagatcaatttCAAGATAAGATAATATCCATGAAGAATGTTTATGACAGCAGTTGGAATGCCCTTTATAAAAGTCACAAACAAAAAGTTGATACTTTACAAAAACAATTTGAAGATGAAAAAACTGTTATGAATGACGGAAGAACATTTGATTTAGAAAACTGGTTAcaa TCATTGGATATGAAAAAACTGGCAGAACTTTATGAAAGAATAACTATAATTATGGACAATAATTCAGATTTTATTACTACGAAAAATGAACATCAACACTTTTACGAGACAGATatacaaaaagaattttatggAGACTTTAACAAAACGCAAAAAGTTATGCatacaaatatatatgaaaaag aaatttcaaataaattggaTTTAACACGTTTAAGAGAACAAAGTAATTCACACTTACAAAGTCAATggcaatttattatttcaagtcAAACTCAAAAATATTCTACACAAACAGAAaactacaaattaaatttagaagAAGATTGTGG ttGTGTCAATGATAGAAAGTTACCACAATTTGAAAATGAGTGTGAGAAGGAAAAACATGCCATAAAAGATAATACT TTTGATCAGCAAAGATGGTGTTTCATTAATCAGTGCAGTGCATACCATAAAATGAGCAATAATTATAACTGTTCAAAATCTATTTACACAGATTGA
- the LOC116429672 gene encoding uncharacterized protein LOC116429672 isoform X3 — MSYVEHGPRIFLAGRPNSGIPLTYGDYVLPRKRLEGRLKLYDSCSDIRAWSSNSLENSRYFRELNEHGSPIGKIIPVNVVVDNIIRLNSRTQSELQIVKRELQKYKNLKLTPKQKEQLQNLDYNPKIKESVQSNHVMGSLVNVGKSVPLIYSNSCLSVYLPIERNFRRNKDRLTLVNQSSQFYPHSLTAFDIQSSMNNYTLVSQFKSVPKPRSTGDYIENTPHCVEYVDIALQVEQEMHDIGIQFDGQVDKCSNKIITASAISQTSFIYKSSEESNNVMEPDKISFRTSNYEEESFESRTSRSESSQDIGTSSESSSEITESNFNINNSIHKRIIIQKDSEIIVLKNELCVRDVELDEMRGFNERLQISLKQKEDYINTQQENLKTLSDKLRKVEHERNCAIENLKSELHSSTYLINQLKQELSKKYESCYLQSQEIEELKLCATKKLQIMEQLAQKAEKYDLIVDQLKKALYEKDDLAKQNYEQSCILADQEEEIKRLLTLISETSVTYEEQEKTKRMLESLKTEIDEKTIKISEYKQQLLLLKRETGDFVNSLKHALNNLEEFNGLCEDVYNCVNNDLDIAAETNNLLYNINCLMTRFQSYKIERQHLLQQIENLKQSVGDDKQQIYFNQNLKNIISDILNCEPEADSKNINAKDSIIVLNVRQNKYNPSEIEFEDISNSANSENSFNGMADNGCHNYIIKLNKKNNISEIDKEILEYFSHFMVKLHSLTQKLQVYLEVERPFMIKQIYNFYDVLKDTESAINDSQDLSLKKERILKLCNLFNEKHKKYNSYITQLPNDLSQIQLKIIEFVKTILYELLNTILYAEKNNLSDKQINCAFEIYFKSFIDRISIAIQGAGDQHVQIIEEIEKQQQELDNKNEEIVRLKEEVAQYLGRKGDGDGIHSEENNAAFKEQLTKIMTELSVKDEFILKLEEQHQILKTELCKCHENYNVLQSQNKNLHNIRNKLLKECQKYKKELEIKNTELVDLQKLHNVFDENILLNKKLKIAENKLSEMNQTILSLTEQNDKIDVIYLLQEDLVKLDKSEKKLKTELSNLKTQLVNDQNKIKNLDNNLNAFEHENENLKQNVEYWKNENSELSHKLYTEAIEEKLRNKLYTLSNKVHERISNFNKQLVSKDYFDESLKDKYLIYQKINEDLKPSENWKKETKENEIEEIQNQQLLRNEDILNVRYTINPLEIRDNENQNSSQKLRNQIESKNSEMKNLQDIISRLTEENTDLKLQIDQFQDKIISMKNVYDSSWNALYKSHKQKVDTLQKQFEDEKTVMNDGRTFDLENWLQSLDMKKLAELYERITIIMDNNSDFITTKNEHQHFYETDIQKEFYGDFNKTQKVMHTNIYEKEISNKLDLTRLREQSNSHLQSQWQFIISSQTQKYSTQTENYKLNLEEDCGCVNDRKLPQFENECEKEKHAIKDNTFDQQRWCFINQCSAYHKMSNNYNCSKSIYTD, encoded by the exons ATGTCTTACGTGGAACATGGTCCCCGAATTTTTTTAGCTGGTAGACCTAACAGTGGAATACCTTTGACATATGGTGATTATGTTTTGCCACGGAAAAGATTGGAAGgtcgtttaaaattatatgattCTTGTTCAGATATTAGAGCCTGGAGCTCAAATTCTTTGGAGAATTCACGTTATTTTCGTGAACTTAATGAACATGGCTCTCCA ATAGGAAAAATAATACCAGTCAACGTAGTTGTTGATAATATAATTCGGCTTAATTCACGTACACAAAGTGAGCTCCAAATAGTTAAAAGGGAactccaaaaatataaaaatctcaaACTTACTCCCAAAcaaaaagaacaattacaaaatttg GATTATAATCCGAAGATAAAGGAATCAGTGCAAAGTAATCATGTAATGGGATCATTAGTTAATGTTGGTAAATCAGTTCCTCTGATTTATTCAAATTCGTGTTTATCAGTTTATTTACCtattgaaagaaattttcgACGTAATAAAGATAGGTTGACTCTTGTAAATCAGTCTTCTCAATTCTATCCTCATTCTTTAACTGCATTTGATATACAATCATCCATGAATAATTATACGTTAGTATCACAGTTTAAATCTGTGCCTAAACCACGCTCTACTGGag attatattgaaaatacacCACACTGCGTTGAATATGTTGATATAGCTTTACAG GTAGAACAAGAAATGCATGATATAGGAATACAATTTGATGGTCAAGTTgacaaatgttcaaataaaattataactgcATCT GCTATATCGCAAACATCATTCATATATAAGTCCAGCGAAGAGAGTAATAATGTAATGGAACCAGATAAAATCAGTTTTCGAACAAGTAATTATGAAGAAGAAAGTTTTGAATCTCGTACATCTCGCAGTGAGAGTTCTCAAGATATTGGAACTTCATCGGAGTCTAGTAGTGAAATAACAGaatctaattttaatataaataacagcattcataaaagaataattattcaaaaagatTCTGAGATTATCGTTTTGAAGAATGAACTTTGT gTAAGAGATGTTGAATTAGATGAAATGCGAGGTTTCAATGAAAGATTacagatttcattaaaacagaAGGAAGATTATATAAATACGCAACAAGAGAATCTCAAA acATTGAGTGATAAGTTGAGAAAAGTGGAACATGAACGTAACTGtgcaatagaaaatttaaaatcaGAG TTACATAGTAGTACATACTTAATCAACCAACTAAAACAagaattaagtaaaaaatatgaaagttgtTACTTACAATCACAGGAGATTGAAGAACTCAAATTATGTGCCACA aagaaattacaaataatggAACAACTAGCTCAGAAAGCTGAAAAATACGATTTGATTGTAGATCAACTAAAAAAAGCTTTATATGAAAAAGACGATCTTGCAAAACAAAATTATGAACAAAGTTGCATACTTGCAGATCAAGAGGAAGAAATAAAACGATTATTGACGCTGATAAGTGAAACTAGTGTTACTTACGAAGAGCAG GAGAAAACAAAACGCATGTTAGAAAGTTTAAAAACGGAAATTGatgaaaaaactattaaaatctcCGAGTACAAACAACAATTACTTTTACTTAAACGAGAAACAGGCGATTTCGTTAATAGTTTAAAACATGCTTTGAACAATTTGGAGGAATTTAATGGTTTATGTGAAGATGTTTATAATTGCGTAAATAATGACTTAGATATTGCTGCAGagacaaataatttattgtacaatataaattGTCTAATGACAAGGtttcaaagttataaaataGAACGTCAGCACTTGTTAcaacaaatagaaaatttaaagcAATCAGTAGGAGATGAtaaacaacaaatttatttcaaccagaatttgaaaaatataatttcagatattttaaaTTGCGAACCTGAAGCAGATTCGAAGAACATAA atGCAAAAGATAGTATAATTGTGTTAAATGtaagacaaaataaatataatccaAGTGAAATAGAATTTGAAGATATTTCCAATTCTGCGAACAGTGAAAATTCTTTCAATGGGATGGCTGATaat GGATGTCACAACTATATCATTAAGTTAAATAAGAAGAACAATATTAGTGAAATAGATAAAgaaatacttgaatatttttcacattttatgGTCAAATTGCACTCTCTCACTCAAAAGTTACAAGTATACCTTGAAGTTGAACGACCCTTCAtgattaaacaaatatacaacTTTTATGATGTGCTTAAAGACACAGAGTCAGCTATCAACGATTCCCAAG ATTTATCTTTGAAGAAAGagcgaatattgaaattatgtaatctatttaatgaaaaacataAGAAGTACAATTCCTATATAACACAGCTACCTAATGATTTGTCCCAAATACAATTAAAGATAATTGAAtttgttaaaacaattttatacgaactattaaatacaatattgtatgcagaaaaaaataatttatctgaCAAGCAGATTAATTGCGCTTTTGAAATATACTTCAAATCTTTTATCGATAGAATAAGTATAGCTATTCAAG GTGCTGGAGATCAACATGTACAAATAATTGAGGAAATAGAGAAACAGCAACAGGAGTTagacaataaaaatgaagaaattgttCGATTAAAGGAAGAAGTTGCACAGTATTTAGGGAGAAAGGGGGACGGTGATGGTATACATTCGGAAGAAAATAATGCTGCATTTAAAgaacaattaacaaaaataatgacAGAACTTAGTGTAAAAGACGAATTCATACTCAAATTAGAGGAGCAACATCAAATACTTAAAACTGAGTTATGTAAATGTCATGAGAATTATAATGTACTGCAATCGCAAAACAAGAATCTTCATaatataagaaacaaattattaaaagaatgccaaaagtataaaaaagaattagaaataaaaaatacagagTTGGTGGACTTACAAAAGCTACATAACGTGTTTGATGAAAATATACTactgaataaaaaattaaaaattgctgAAAATAAACTTTCAGAAATGAATCAGACTATCTTATCTTTAACAGAGCAAAACGATAAAATTGAtgtgatatatttattacaagaaGATCTTGTAAAATTGGATAAAagtgaaaagaaattaaaaactgaGCTAAGTAATTTAAAAACTCAACTCGTGAATGatcaaaacaaaattaaaaacctAGATAATAACTTAAATGCGTTTGAACATgaaaacgaaaatttgaaacagaATGTTGAAtactggaaaaatgaaaattcggaACTATCGCATAAACTATATACTGAAGcaatagaagaaaaattaagaaacaaattgtATACACTGTCCAATAAAGTGCATgaaagaatatcaaattttaacaaGCAACTTGTATCAAAAGATTATTTCGATGAAAGTTTGAAAGATAAATACTtg atatatcaaaaaataaatgaagacTTGAAGCCAagtgaaaattggaaaaaggaaacaaaagaaaatgagaTAGAAGAAATTCAGAATCAGCAACTATTaagaa ATGAAGATATATTGAATGTACGGTATACAATAAATCCTCTAGAAATTCGAGATAATGAAAATCAGAATAGCAGTCAAAAGCTTCGAAAtcaaattgaaagtaaaaattctgaaatgaaaaatcttcaagaTATTATAAGTCGGTTAACAGAAGAAAATACAGATCTTAAA ttacagatagatcaatttCAAGATAAGATAATATCCATGAAGAATGTTTATGACAGCAGTTGGAATGCCCTTTATAAAAGTCACAAACAAAAAGTTGATACTTTACAAAAACAATTTGAAGATGAAAAAACTGTTATGAATGACGGAAGAACATTTGATTTAGAAAACTGGTTAcaa TCATTGGATATGAAAAAACTGGCAGAACTTTATGAAAGAATAACTATAATTATGGACAATAATTCAGATTTTATTACTACGAAAAATGAACATCAACACTTTTACGAGACAGATatacaaaaagaattttatggAGACTTTAACAAAACGCAAAAAGTTATGCatacaaatatatatgaaaaag aaatttcaaataaattggaTTTAACACGTTTAAGAGAACAAAGTAATTCACACTTACAAAGTCAATggcaatttattatttcaagtcAAACTCAAAAATATTCTACACAAACAGAAaactacaaattaaatttagaagAAGATTGTGG ttGTGTCAATGATAGAAAGTTACCACAATTTGAAAATGAGTGTGAGAAGGAAAAACATGCCATAAAAGATAATACT TTTGATCAGCAAAGATGGTGTTTCATTAATCAGTGCAGTGCATACCATAAAATGAGCAATAATTATAACTGTTCAAAATCTATTTACACAGATTGA